From the Candidatus Neomarinimicrobiota bacterium genome, one window contains:
- a CDS encoding bifunctional YncE family protein/alkaline phosphatase family protein, with the protein MNHRKSFFTPTVIIVVSLIAGCVTTPVHVDTPRLSPRLLPGLTDDGKVLLPNQWSLKPSGKQMLIGDLPLNTVFSPDGRFLVITHGGYGPNEIVVVRVSENGGEDKIISRVELDNLWYGIAFSPDGKRLFATGGKDDIIYQFDFNEGYLNNRRDIDVFEERKTILPSGIAVASDGNTLYVANNRDHSVGIVDLALDTSTIQFLLLPDKSYPYSCVLSPAETTLYVSLWGKAQVAEIDLISRTIRRFIPTDDHPNEMCLDTGGERLFVSNANENTVSVIETATGKVVEKLNSALYPGAPEGSTPNSLALSEDGKHLVIANADNNNLAVFEMREDEPSRSIGFIPVGWYPTSVRFHPLTGKIYVANGKGQSSKANPLGPNPGIPNMTTTEYIARLFVGTLSIIDWPDADELREYTQTAYECSPYVGLDRITGTVDQDNPIPARLGDSSPIKYCVYIVKENRTYDQVFGDIREGNGDRSLCLFPEKVTPNHHAIAKEFVLLDNFYVESEVSADGHEWSMGAYATDFVEKSWPNHYGHNGRWSLGYPAEGAFEIARPTAGYIWDRCAGAGVTYRSYGEFINNGETPDEPGTAAVKSLEGHFDPYFRSYDLSYSEIDRANRFIAELKQFEEKGELPRFIVMRLPNDHTAGTRPDYPTPTAMVAENDLALGMVVEALGQSIFWPEMAVFVVEDDAQNGPDHVDAHRTVALVVSPYCKRGIVDSQFYSTASMLRTMELILGLEPMSQFDAAARPMYASFTMKRDLTAYTHRPPQVDIREKNPPQAWGGTESMAMNLEVEDAADDIQFNEIIWKSVRGVDSAMPPPVRAAFVFPHIEEDD; encoded by the coding sequence ATGAATCACCGCAAGTCGTTTTTCACCCCAACTGTCATCATTGTTGTCAGTTTAATTGCCGGATGTGTGACCACCCCGGTTCATGTTGACACTCCCAGACTCTCTCCGCGCCTGCTGCCCGGACTGACAGATGACGGAAAGGTGCTCTTGCCCAACCAGTGGTCCTTGAAGCCGTCTGGAAAACAGATGCTCATCGGTGATCTACCTCTGAATACGGTATTCTCTCCTGATGGCAGGTTTCTGGTCATTACGCACGGTGGTTATGGACCCAATGAGATTGTCGTCGTCAGAGTTTCGGAAAATGGGGGCGAAGACAAGATCATCTCCCGGGTGGAACTCGACAACCTCTGGTACGGAATTGCGTTCAGCCCTGATGGGAAGAGACTTTTTGCCACCGGGGGAAAAGATGATATCATCTACCAGTTTGATTTCAACGAAGGATACCTGAACAACCGCCGGGATATTGACGTCTTTGAGGAAAGAAAGACGATTCTTCCTTCCGGAATCGCTGTTGCATCTGATGGCAATACACTATACGTGGCCAACAATCGAGATCACTCCGTGGGCATTGTCGATCTCGCACTGGACACATCGACGATACAATTCCTCCTCCTTCCCGATAAGAGCTATCCGTACTCCTGCGTGCTGAGTCCTGCTGAGACTACCCTCTATGTCAGTCTCTGGGGTAAGGCTCAGGTTGCAGAGATCGACCTGATTTCCCGGACGATTCGAAGGTTCATTCCCACAGATGATCATCCGAACGAAATGTGTCTTGATACAGGTGGTGAAAGACTCTTTGTCTCAAATGCAAATGAGAATACTGTGTCCGTCATAGAAACCGCCACGGGAAAGGTCGTTGAAAAGTTGAATTCCGCCCTCTATCCAGGCGCGCCGGAGGGAAGCACTCCCAACTCCCTGGCCTTGTCAGAAGATGGAAAACACCTCGTGATCGCCAACGCAGACAACAATAATCTAGCTGTTTTCGAGATGAGAGAAGATGAACCGTCCAGAAGTATCGGCTTCATCCCCGTTGGATGGTACCCTACGTCTGTCCGCTTTCATCCTTTGACAGGGAAGATCTACGTAGCGAACGGGAAGGGACAATCATCAAAAGCGAATCCGCTCGGTCCCAATCCCGGGATTCCAAATATGACAACAACGGAGTATATCGCCAGGCTCTTTGTTGGCACACTTTCCATCATAGACTGGCCGGACGCGGATGAACTGCGGGAATATACTCAAACGGCATATGAGTGCTCACCATATGTTGGACTGGACCGAATAACGGGCACGGTTGATCAGGACAATCCCATCCCGGCCAGATTAGGTGACTCCTCACCCATAAAATACTGTGTGTATATCGTCAAAGAGAATCGTACCTACGACCAGGTATTTGGTGACATCAGAGAAGGGAACGGGGATCGAAGTCTCTGCCTGTTTCCTGAAAAGGTCACGCCCAACCATCACGCCATTGCGAAGGAGTTTGTCCTCCTGGATAATTTTTATGTGGAGTCGGAGGTGAGTGCCGACGGACATGAATGGTCCATGGGAGCATACGCCACCGATTTTGTGGAAAAATCGTGGCCAAATCACTACGGTCACAATGGGCGCTGGTCCCTGGGCTACCCTGCCGAAGGTGCTTTTGAGATTGCCCGGCCCACGGCCGGGTACATCTGGGATAGATGCGCCGGTGCGGGAGTCACATATCGCAGCTACGGTGAGTTCATCAACAACGGGGAAACGCCGGATGAGCCCGGAACCGCCGCCGTCAAATCGCTGGAGGGACATTTTGATCCCTATTTTCGCAGCTATGATCTCAGCTACAGCGAGATCGACAGGGCCAATCGGTTCATAGCGGAACTTAAGCAGTTCGAGGAAAAAGGTGAACTTCCTCGGTTCATTGTCATGAGACTCCCCAACGATCATACAGCAGGAACGCGGCCGGACTACCCCACTCCCACCGCCATGGTGGCCGAGAACGATCTTGCTCTCGGCATGGTTGTCGAAGCGTTAGGCCAGAGCATATTCTGGCCGGAGATGGCCGTCTTTGTTGTTGAAGACGATGCCCAGAATGGCCCCGACCATGTGGACGCGCACCGGACGGTAGCTCTGGTGGTGAGTCCTTACTGCAAGAGGGGAATTGTGGACAGTCAGTTCTATTCTACCGCCAGCATGCTAAGAACAATGGAATTGATCCTTGGACTGGAACCCATGAGCCAGTTTGACGCTGCCGCAAGACCGATGTATGCCAGCTTCACAATGAAGCGTGATTTGACAGCGTACACCCATCGACCCCCTCAGGTAGATATCAGGGAAAAGAATCCTCCCCAGGCATGGGGGGGGACAGAGTCCATGGCGATGAATCTGGAAGTGGAAGACGCAGCCGATGACATTCAATTCAATGAAATTATCTGGAAAAGCGTCCGCGGAGTCGACTCGGCCATGCCCCCTCCCGTAAGAGCCGCGTTTGTCTTTCCGCACATCGAAGAGGACGATTAG
- a CDS encoding cupin domain-containing protein, with protein MKSKPEFIKNLNEVEKELHYLDKPAEDYRSRRRLAKATGAERIGVNYCYLRPGQVSSKFHYHTREEEFFLLLSGHARLRCGKETYQLGPGDAVSMKPGGPAHQIHNDFDEECIYLAIGIRDPEDESVCPDDGIIRKGKITKPIE; from the coding sequence GTGAAATCGAAACCTGAGTTTATTAAGAACCTTAACGAAGTAGAAAAAGAACTCCACTACCTGGACAAACCTGCGGAAGACTATCGCTCACGCCGTCGTCTCGCAAAGGCGACAGGCGCCGAGCGCATTGGTGTCAACTACTGCTACCTCCGACCGGGCCAGGTCTCGTCAAAGTTCCATTACCACACACGCGAGGAAGAATTCTTCCTGCTTCTCAGTGGCCACGCAAGGCTGAGATGTGGCAAAGAGACATATCAACTGGGTCCGGGTGATGCCGTCTCAATGAAGCCGGGGGGACCGGCACATCAGATTCATAATGATTTCGATGAAGAATGCATCTATCTGGCCATTGGAATTCGTGACCCTGAGGATGAATCTGTATGTCCTGATGACGGGATTATCCGTAAAGGGAAGATCACGAAACCCATCGAATAA
- a CDS encoding type II toxin-antitoxin system Phd/YefM family antitoxin, with the protein MTTVSIVDMRKHFAEVINTATYTKERFVLMRHNKPVVAIVPMEDYELLEALEDRIDIDDAMAVLRDPEREFLDWDEVKREL; encoded by the coding sequence ATGACCACCGTGTCCATTGTTGACATGCGCAAGCACTTCGCCGAAGTGATCAATACGGCTACTTACACAAAGGAACGGTTTGTTCTAATGCGTCACAACAAGCCCGTCGTCGCCATCGTGCCTATGGAAGACTATGAACTTCTTGAGGCCCTGGAAGACCGTATTGACATTGATGATGCCATGGCCGTGTTAAGAGATCCCGAGCGTGAGTTCTTGGATTGGGACGAGGTAAAACGCGAGCTGTAA
- a CDS encoding type II toxin-antitoxin system RelE/ParE family toxin, producing the protein MASYRIKIERRAFKALATIARRFRTRIRKAIEGLSEEPWPPGVRKLTDEERLYRIRLGDYRVVYQIQDEDLLVLIVKIGHRKEIYR; encoded by the coding sequence TTGGCCTCCTACCGCATAAAGATTGAAAGACGCGCGTTCAAGGCTCTGGCCACTATCGCTAGACGCTTCCGTACTAGAATTCGTAAGGCTATTGAGGGCCTATCAGAAGAGCCTTGGCCCCCCGGCGTAAGAAAACTCACCGATGAGGAGCGGCTTTACCGTATACGGCTGGGTGACTACCGAGTGGTTTATCAAATTCAAGATGAAGATTTACTGGTCTTGATTGTCAAGATCGGCCATCGGAAAGAGATCTATCGTTAA